Proteins encoded within one genomic window of Dyadobacter chenhuakuii:
- a CDS encoding molybdenum cofactor biosynthesis protein MoaE, which produces MEKAHKHKKVFVQGPISPDFVSKSIASHQSKTTIGAHAIFLGQIRADQKAEGTVTGIEYSAHEEMAENAFHEIREAAFEQFELTCMHIYHSLGIVPTGEISLFVFVSSPHRRAAFEASEYIVEEIKANVPIFGKELVGEGGTYVWKENN; this is translated from the coding sequence ATGGAAAAAGCGCATAAGCATAAAAAAGTTTTCGTTCAGGGACCGATCAGTCCTGATTTTGTTTCCAAATCGATCGCAAGCCACCAGTCGAAAACAACTATTGGCGCACATGCTATATTTTTAGGGCAGATCCGGGCAGACCAGAAAGCAGAGGGAACAGTAACCGGCATCGAATATTCAGCTCACGAAGAAATGGCCGAAAATGCATTCCACGAGATCAGGGAAGCTGCTTTTGAGCAGTTCGAGCTTACATGCATGCATATATATCATAGCCTGGGCATTGTGCCCACGGGCGAAATCAGCCTGTTTGTTTTCGTTTCTTCACCTCATCGCCGCGCCGCTTTTGAAGCTTCCGAATATATTGTAGAGGAAATCAAAGCCAATGTTCCGATCTTCGGAAAAGAGCTGGTAGGCGAAGGAGGAACATACGTATGGAAGGAAAACAACTGA
- the moaCB gene encoding bifunctional molybdenum cofactor biosynthesis protein MoaC/MoaB, whose amino-acid sequence MVDITHKSNTLRIATAQAIVQVSKAETIAAIRERNVPKGDVFEMAKAAGFLAVKKTPDLLPDCHPIPVEYTGVNYRIEDLTIVIELTVKTIYKTGVEVEAMHGASVVALTMYDMLKPIDKGVEIRNIRLLEKKGGKSDRKAIPENLKTAVIVCSDSISNGIGEDKSGKKIIEKLETLKIAASDYSIVADDKAGIQEKIKSLCLADYQLILITGGTGLSHRDVTPEAVSELIEKEIPGIAETARNYGQDRMPTAMLSRSVGGLIGETLVITMPGSTGGVAEYMDALFPQVLHVFSVIEGKKHD is encoded by the coding sequence TTGGTAGACATTACGCATAAAAGCAACACATTACGCATTGCAACCGCCCAGGCCATTGTGCAGGTTAGCAAAGCAGAGACCATAGCGGCCATCCGGGAGCGGAATGTTCCAAAAGGGGATGTTTTCGAAATGGCGAAAGCAGCCGGATTTCTCGCTGTGAAAAAAACGCCGGACCTGCTGCCCGATTGTCATCCGATCCCGGTCGAATATACGGGCGTGAATTACCGCATTGAAGATCTGACTATTGTCATTGAGTTGACTGTCAAGACAATATATAAAACAGGCGTCGAAGTGGAGGCTATGCACGGCGCTTCGGTGGTTGCGCTCACCATGTATGATATGCTGAAACCAATCGACAAAGGCGTTGAGATCAGGAATATCAGGTTATTGGAGAAAAAAGGTGGAAAGAGCGATCGGAAAGCTATACCGGAAAACCTGAAAACCGCAGTAATTGTTTGTTCGGACAGCATTTCAAATGGAATTGGTGAAGATAAATCGGGCAAAAAAATCATTGAAAAACTGGAAACGCTCAAAATTGCGGCCAGCGATTACAGCATAGTTGCCGATGATAAGGCCGGCATTCAGGAGAAAATCAAAAGCCTTTGCCTGGCAGATTATCAGCTTATTTTGATCACAGGCGGAACCGGGTTGTCTCACCGGGATGTTACACCGGAAGCAGTATCAGAATTAATTGAAAAAGAGATTCCGGGAATTGCGGAAACAGCCAGGAATTACGGTCAGGACCGTATGCCCACAGCCATGTTATCACGATCTGTTGGCGGCTTAATTGGTGAAACACTGGTTATTACAATGCCGGGAAGCACAGGCGGCGTTGCAGAATATATGGATGCATTGTTCCCGCAAGTCCTGCATGTTTTTAGTGTCATTGAAGGAAAAAAGCACGATTAA
- the moaA gene encoding GTP 3',8-cyclase MoaA — translation MSLPIVDTFGRKHTYLRISLTDKCNLRCTYCMPQEDMQFMPSKWLMQADEIKALAEIFVEMGVDKIRLTGGEPLIRKDVGQIVSDLGKLPTSLTLTTNAVFIDQFIDNLKEAGVNSLNVSLDTLREDRFRAVTKRDHFTKTLGNIRLLLAEGFVVKINMVVMKGINEDEVNDFVRMTLEQPNLHVRFIEFMPFKGNQWDMSKIVSYNELLSDINNEFDFQQLTGELQDTAHRFQVTGGAGTFGIIGTVTHPFCSGCNRIRLTADGKLKNCLFDTSEADLLTPLRAGQDVRALIHAHFHKKHFAHGGHVNFTEKQAKSDYEQNRNMIAIGG, via the coding sequence ATGTCCTTACCCATTGTAGATACATTCGGTCGCAAGCACACTTATCTGCGAATTTCGCTGACTGATAAGTGCAATCTGCGCTGTACCTATTGTATGCCGCAGGAGGACATGCAGTTTATGCCTTCCAAATGGCTAATGCAAGCCGATGAAATCAAAGCGCTCGCCGAGATATTCGTTGAGATGGGTGTTGATAAAATACGTTTAACGGGTGGAGAACCATTAATCCGCAAAGACGTAGGTCAGATTGTCTCCGACCTCGGCAAGCTGCCCACTTCGCTGACGCTGACCACCAATGCTGTTTTCATTGATCAGTTTATTGATAATCTGAAAGAAGCAGGTGTCAATTCGCTGAATGTCAGCCTGGATACATTGCGGGAAGACAGGTTCAGAGCGGTCACGAAGCGGGACCATTTTACCAAAACCCTGGGAAATATCAGGTTGCTTTTGGCAGAAGGATTCGTGGTTAAGATCAATATGGTGGTGATGAAGGGCATTAATGAAGACGAAGTCAATGATTTCGTCAGGATGACCCTCGAACAACCCAATCTGCACGTCCGGTTTATTGAATTTATGCCATTTAAGGGCAATCAGTGGGATATGTCAAAGATCGTTTCCTACAACGAGCTCCTTTCCGATATCAATAATGAATTTGATTTTCAACAATTAACTGGTGAATTGCAGGATACAGCACATCGTTTCCAGGTAACCGGCGGCGCGGGTACTTTTGGGATTATCGGGACGGTGACACATCCATTCTGCTCCGGCTGCAACCGCATCAGGCTCACTGCCGACGGAAAGCTTAAAAACTGCCTCTTCGACACTTCCGAAGCAGATCTGCTGACTCCTCTCCGCGCCGGCCAGGACGTCCGCGCCCTCATCCACGCCCATTTCCACAAAAAACACTTCGCCCACGGCGGCCACGTAAACTTCACCGAAAAACAAGCTAAATCAGATTACGAACAAAACCGGAATATGATTGCTATCGGGGGGTAG
- a CDS encoding type II toxin-antitoxin system RelE/ParE family toxin — MALYKLKFTPEAIEDIAGAAEYYDECQQGLGKRFRSEVKRKLKLIKEIPRIYTLRYGEVRFALLDVFPYAIHFSINEQTQIVQIHAILCQFENPYTAWKNFQ, encoded by the coding sequence ATGGCATTGTACAAGCTAAAATTTACACCTGAGGCAATTGAAGATATTGCTGGTGCTGCTGAATATTATGATGAGTGCCAGCAAGGCCTTGGCAAAAGGTTTCGATCTGAAGTTAAGCGAAAACTGAAATTGATCAAAGAAATCCCACGAATATACACGCTTAGATATGGTGAAGTAAGGTTTGCGCTGCTGGATGTCTTTCCTTATGCCATTCATTTCTCAATCAATGAGCAAACACAAATTGTGCAGATACATGCCATTCTCTGCCAATTCGAGAACCCTTATACAGCCTGGAAAAATTTTCAGTAA
- a CDS encoding glycosyltransferase family 87 protein gives MRAVNRFLVNQKYLLILFLGVAIFASLQSYFGGMKSFVEGGRLYTTYNNYIIFKQSFFHLIESKDLYDSFVEEQGDLFKYSPAFALIFGILAILPDVLGLSLWNILNVTVLFYSVYYLPRIDLRTKGLILVFVIVEMLTATQNEQSNALIAGLFLFTFGFLERGKYWVASFCLVSTIFIKLFGIVGLALFLLYPNKLKLTYTTAVWVIVFTALPLLVVNVDQFVFLYKSWANLLSNDHSISDGLSVIGWLKTWFGLQVNKTYVSVAGAILFCIPLLRINQYSNFTFRMLLLASIMIWVVIFNHRAESPTFIIAITGVALWYYAQQQKPENYVLLVLAFVFTALSPTDLFPRFIRNEWMKPYVVKAVPCILIWAKITYDLLFVKLLPRTEEQPAEK, from the coding sequence ATGCGTGCTGTAAATCGTTTTTTAGTAAATCAAAAATACCTGCTCATCCTGTTTCTGGGCGTGGCGATCTTCGCCAGCTTGCAGTCCTACTTTGGCGGAATGAAAAGCTTTGTTGAAGGCGGCAGGCTTTATACGACTTACAACAACTACATTATATTCAAACAGTCCTTTTTCCACCTGATCGAATCGAAGGATCTGTATGATTCGTTTGTGGAGGAACAGGGTGATTTGTTTAAATACAGTCCCGCATTTGCATTGATTTTTGGCATCCTGGCCATCCTTCCTGATGTGCTGGGACTGTCTTTATGGAACATTCTGAATGTGACGGTGCTGTTCTACTCCGTCTATTATCTCCCGCGCATTGATCTTAGGACCAAAGGTTTGATCTTGGTTTTTGTGATCGTGGAAATGCTTACCGCCACTCAGAATGAGCAAAGTAATGCGCTGATTGCCGGGCTGTTCCTGTTTACTTTTGGCTTTTTAGAGCGGGGAAAATATTGGGTGGCATCGTTTTGCCTCGTTTCCACTATTTTCATAAAGCTGTTCGGCATTGTGGGGCTTGCTTTATTTCTTTTATATCCGAATAAACTAAAACTTACCTACACAACTGCCGTTTGGGTGATCGTTTTTACGGCGCTTCCACTGTTGGTCGTGAATGTGGATCAATTCGTCTTTCTTTATAAAAGCTGGGCAAATTTGCTTTCCAATGACCATTCCATTTCTGACGGCTTGTCTGTAATCGGCTGGTTGAAAACCTGGTTCGGGCTTCAAGTGAACAAAACTTACGTCAGCGTTGCGGGCGCAATCCTGTTTTGCATTCCGCTTTTACGGATCAACCAGTATAGCAATTTCACATTCAGAATGTTGTTACTGGCCTCGATCATGATATGGGTGGTTATTTTCAATCACCGGGCTGAGTCGCCCACATTCATTATTGCCATTACAGGCGTTGCGCTTTGGTATTATGCGCAGCAGCAAAAGCCGGAAAATTATGTGCTGCTTGTGCTGGCCTTCGTTTTCACAGCCTTATCTCCTACCGACCTTTTTCCAAGATTTATCAGAAATGAATGGATGAAACCTTATGTTGTAAAGGCCGTTCCGTGTATTTTAATTTGGGCTAAAATAACCTACGACCTGTTATTCGTGAAGCTTTTACCCAGGACAGAGGAACAACCGGCAGAAAAATAA
- a CDS encoding alpha/beta hydrolase, whose protein sequence is MKKITGLLLALALYAAPDKSMAQNEVINLWPEGKVPNFKANTVEEKSVTGDDNILRISGVSVPTMTAYIVAKEKATGAAVVICPGGGYGILAASHEGSDFAKWFNDRGISAFVLKYRLPSEKTMTTQHEVPLMDAMQAMKLVRQSAGKWNIDVNKIGVMGFSAGGHLAATLSTHFNMGKTASPDGKPNFSILIYPVISLTPELAHGGSRDNLLGAAKSDELIKYYSNELQISPETPPAFLVHAMDDTGVPPENSIAYYLALKAKKIPAEMHLYPKGGHGYGMRTEGKGSLAGWPAAMDGWLKSMGYAKN, encoded by the coding sequence ATGAAGAAAATAACCGGTCTCCTGCTTGCATTGGCACTATACGCTGCACCTGATAAATCCATGGCTCAAAACGAAGTAATTAATCTGTGGCCGGAAGGCAAGGTTCCCAATTTTAAAGCGAATACGGTTGAGGAAAAGTCTGTAACCGGCGATGACAACATTCTCAGGATCAGCGGCGTTTCCGTTCCGACGATGACGGCTTACATCGTTGCTAAAGAAAAAGCAACCGGCGCGGCGGTGGTGATTTGCCCTGGCGGAGGTTATGGGATTCTGGCGGCGTCGCACGAGGGAAGTGATTTTGCAAAATGGTTTAATGATCGCGGAATTTCGGCTTTTGTGCTGAAATACAGATTACCAAGCGAAAAAACGATGACTACGCAGCATGAAGTGCCGTTGATGGACGCCATGCAGGCCATGAAGCTGGTCCGCCAGAGCGCTGGCAAATGGAATATTGATGTGAACAAAATCGGTGTGATGGGTTTCTCGGCGGGCGGTCACCTGGCAGCCACATTGTCCACGCATTTCAATATGGGTAAAACAGCTTCTCCGGACGGAAAGCCCAATTTCTCGATCCTGATTTACCCGGTAATTTCCCTGACGCCCGAACTTGCCCACGGCGGTTCGCGCGACAACTTATTAGGTGCTGCAAAATCCGACGAACTGATCAAATATTACTCCAACGAACTCCAAATAAGCCCCGAAACGCCTCCCGCATTTCTTGTACATGCGATGGACGACACCGGCGTCCCCCCCGAAAACAGCATTGCCTATTACCTGGCACTCAAAGCCAAAAAAATCCCTGCTGAAATGCATTTGTATCCCAAAGGCGGGCATGGCTACGGTATGCGCACAGAAGGAAAAGGCTCTCTGGCAGGCTGGCCGGCTGCTATGGACGGATGGTTGAAATCGATGGGTTATGCAAAGAATTGA
- a CDS encoding PVC-type heme-binding CxxCH protein, with the protein MNLKKTLALFPAGCLLATLMVASYQHVNPSTFQSSKLDSLYKDLTDAQKRSPKYAVAGLSVTNGLEATLFASEPTITNPTNIDVDHLGRVWVCEAYNYRPAINGNPTKDEGDRILIMEDTNGDGKSDKTTVFYQGKEINSPLGIWVMGNRVVVSQSPYVWLFMDENNDGKADKKEVIFEGVGGEQHDHGMHAFIFGPDGKLYFNFGNEGGHLLDGKGSPVIGKDGQPIDFKKLKQGMVFRCDPDFKNIEVLGNNFRNNYEVAVDSYGTMWQSDNDDDGNKGVRINYVMQYGNYGYTDEVTGAGWRANRTNMEDSIPFRHWHLNDPGVVPNLLQTGSGSPTGMVLYEGSMLPKEFQNQMIHCEPGHNVVRSYPVQKSGAGYTAKIVNLVDGKRDQWFRPSDVCVAPDGSLIVSDWYDPGVGGHQAGDQNRGRLYRIAPANTPYRIPKTDLTTATGAVEALQSPNLSVRYQAWMALTEMGEKAIPSLEKLFKDKKANDRMRARALWVLSKWPTSGKKNIDIAIKDANPDMRIAALRAASELKDVDITSYISLLVKDAEPQVRRECALILHHNKSPKAPALWAELAMQYDGKDRWYLEALGIGADEQWDSFFKAWQAKVGSNAIATQAGKDIVWRSRGKESVPLLASLAGDSKTDLKSRLRYFRAFDFNTAANEKSMALLQIMKGNSPEQTKVNELALRHLDPAFVKQNAEAMAALKKLLDSSFGTPAYLELVSKYELESENPRLLDMAISQASTRTGPAAAMQLMKQGGGKMVWGVIKGSDASKSEGIVSALRGVGSKESLEILQTVALDDKYPASLRTIAARSLGGTMNGEDQVIALLKDGKLSGEQKAAAVKGLSGAWRKSVKMEAAKYTDGGTVAVSKHPQVKDLIGMKGDLSKGKQVFTSYCSVCHQVNGEGMDFGPKLSEIGSKLPKEAQYAAIFEPSAGIGFGYEGFEVTLKDGSTVSGIVASKTETDLILKFPGGSTQEYKMSQVKSIKQLNDSMMPAGLQDAMSTEELVSLVDYLSGLKKK; encoded by the coding sequence ATGAACTTAAAAAAAACGCTGGCACTGTTTCCCGCAGGATGTTTGTTGGCAACCCTGATGGTCGCTTCTTACCAGCACGTTAACCCAAGCACTTTCCAAAGTTCGAAACTCGACAGCCTTTATAAAGACCTCACCGACGCCCAGAAGCGCTCGCCTAAATATGCGGTTGCAGGATTATCTGTAACCAACGGACTGGAAGCAACATTGTTCGCCTCGGAACCCACCATTACCAACCCCACCAACATTGATGTAGACCATTTGGGCCGGGTTTGGGTTTGCGAGGCATATAATTACCGCCCTGCGATCAATGGTAACCCTACCAAAGACGAAGGCGACCGCATTCTGATCATGGAGGATACGAATGGCGATGGGAAATCGGACAAAACCACTGTTTTTTATCAGGGGAAAGAAATTAATTCTCCGCTTGGGATTTGGGTGATGGGCAATCGTGTGGTGGTTTCTCAAAGTCCTTATGTCTGGCTTTTTATGGATGAAAACAATGATGGAAAAGCAGATAAAAAGGAAGTTATTTTCGAGGGCGTAGGCGGTGAGCAGCACGACCACGGCATGCACGCATTCATTTTCGGGCCGGATGGAAAGTTGTATTTCAATTTTGGTAACGAGGGAGGACATTTACTGGACGGAAAAGGAAGTCCGGTGATTGGAAAAGATGGCCAGCCTATTGATTTCAAAAAGTTAAAACAGGGAATGGTGTTCCGCTGCGATCCTGATTTTAAGAACATTGAGGTTTTGGGAAATAATTTCAGGAACAACTATGAAGTCGCGGTGGATAGTTACGGAACAATGTGGCAGTCCGACAATGATGACGACGGAAACAAAGGCGTGCGGATCAATTACGTGATGCAATATGGCAACTACGGCTATACCGATGAGGTTACCGGTGCAGGCTGGCGTGCAAACCGCACGAATATGGAAGATTCCATTCCATTCCGTCACTGGCATTTGAATGACCCGGGCGTGGTTCCGAATTTGTTGCAGACAGGCTCCGGATCGCCCACGGGAATGGTCTTGTATGAAGGCTCAATGTTGCCGAAAGAATTTCAAAATCAAATGATCCATTGCGAGCCGGGGCATAATGTGGTGCGTTCGTATCCGGTCCAGAAATCCGGCGCAGGTTATACAGCCAAGATCGTGAACTTGGTCGATGGTAAAAGGGATCAATGGTTCCGCCCGTCAGACGTTTGTGTGGCTCCCGATGGTTCACTCATCGTTTCCGACTGGTATGATCCGGGCGTCGGCGGCCACCAGGCCGGTGATCAGAACCGCGGCCGTTTATACCGAATAGCACCTGCAAACACGCCTTATCGCATTCCAAAAACAGACCTGACAACGGCAACCGGCGCAGTGGAAGCATTGCAAAGCCCAAATCTTTCCGTTCGTTACCAGGCGTGGATGGCTTTGACCGAAATGGGTGAAAAAGCGATTCCGTCATTGGAAAAGTTATTTAAAGATAAAAAGGCAAACGACCGCATGCGTGCAAGGGCATTGTGGGTTTTGAGCAAATGGCCGACTTCTGGCAAGAAAAACATTGATATCGCCATCAAGGACGCAAATCCTGACATGCGGATAGCAGCATTACGCGCGGCCAGTGAGCTGAAAGATGTAGACATTACCAGTTATATTAGTCTATTGGTAAAAGATGCTGAGCCTCAGGTGAGAAGAGAATGTGCATTGATCCTGCATCATAACAAATCGCCGAAGGCTCCTGCACTATGGGCGGAACTGGCAATGCAATACGATGGCAAAGATCGCTGGTATCTGGAAGCATTGGGCATTGGCGCAGACGAGCAGTGGGATTCGTTTTTCAAAGCGTGGCAAGCCAAAGTTGGTTCCAATGCCATTGCAACGCAGGCTGGCAAAGACATTGTCTGGCGTTCACGCGGTAAGGAATCGGTTCCGTTGCTGGCTTCACTCGCTGGTGATTCCAAAACCGATTTGAAAAGCAGGCTCCGTTACTTCCGCGCTTTTGATTTTAATACTGCTGCCAATGAAAAATCAATGGCGCTCTTGCAGATCATGAAAGGGAATTCTCCCGAGCAGACAAAAGTAAATGAGCTGGCATTAAGACATTTGGACCCGGCATTTGTTAAACAAAATGCAGAAGCAATGGCAGCGCTCAAAAAGTTGCTCGATTCCTCATTCGGAACCCCTGCTTATCTTGAATTAGTAAGTAAATACGAATTGGAGTCAGAAAATCCAAGGTTACTGGATATGGCCATCAGCCAGGCGTCAACCCGGACAGGGCCGGCGGCTGCGATGCAGTTGATGAAACAGGGTGGTGGAAAAATGGTCTGGGGTGTTATCAAAGGATCCGATGCCTCTAAAAGTGAGGGGATTGTTTCAGCATTGAGAGGCGTAGGAAGCAAAGAATCATTGGAAATCCTGCAAACCGTTGCATTGGACGATAAATATCCGGCTAGCTTGCGCACGATTGCCGCCAGGTCATTGGGCGGGACGATGAATGGTGAAGATCAGGTTATAGCATTATTAAAAGACGGAAAACTAAGCGGTGAACAGAAAGCCGCAGCTGTGAAAGGATTAAGCGGCGCTTGGAGAAAATCAGTCAAAATGGAAGCGGCAAAATACACAGATGGCGGAACCGTAGCAGTTTCAAAGCATCCGCAAGTGAAAGACCTGATCGGTATGAAAGGCGATTTGTCGAAGGGGAAACAGGTGTTTACGTCCTATTGCTCGGTTTGCCATCAGGTGAATGGGGAGGGAATGGATTTTGGTCCAAAACTTTCTGAAATCGGAAGCAAACTGCCAAAGGAGGCACAGTATGCAGCCATTTTCGAGCCCAGCGCGGGAATTGGCTTTGGATATGAGGGTTTCGAGGTAACATTAAAAGACGGATCAACCGTCTCCGGCATCGTCGCCAGCAAAACCGAAACCGACCTGATCCTGAAATTCCCTGGCGGCTCGACCCAGGAATACAAAATGTCGCAAGTAAAGTCCATCAAACAACTCAACGATTCCATGATGCCCGCTGGCTTGCAGGATGCCATGAGCACCGAGGAGCTGGTTAGTCTGGTTGATTATTTGAGTGGGTTGAAGAAGAAATAG
- a CDS encoding PVC-type heme-binding CxxCH protein gives MKQFNSTKSAFLIAGFTTLLNFFGFCQLPDSLVVTDPDSLYATFSEPEKRFSRNAVLGLKVADGLQATLFASEPDVINPINIDVDHRGRVWACEAYNYRPAVNGKSELGQGDRIVIMEDKNGDGKSDVTKVFYQGPELNSPLGIWVMGNKAVVSQSPYVWLFTDTNGDDKADKKEILFKGIGGSQNDAGVHAFVFGPDGKFYFNFGNAGRQLVDGQDRPLLDKYERPIDFRQFKQGVVFRCDQDFTKVEILAQNFRIGFEVAVDSFGTMWQSDQEEPGNGGDRVSYVMENGNFGYIDEMTGASWRLNRTNLEDEIPRRHWHQNDPGVVPNLIETGSGFPMGMTIYEGDLLPRRYQNQILLADAGQQSVSGFPVVNDGAGYKSTGILPIVEGTRDKWFRPTDVCVAPDGSLIISDWYDPVIGSHKMKDRSRGRIFRVAPKDSLYKIPVFDLSIPEQAVKALQSPNLSMRYMAWNACVKHGWQAEPYLEELFRSIVVNPRVRARALWVLNRIEGFNYRSLDIAFREMNPNLRITALRAVRQRNSDPTEYIKRLTADPDPQVRRECALAINHNHTYEALDVWLQLARQYKGNDRWSVEALSIGAFDQWERIFPAWLAQAGANPVATSAGKDIVWLARTRQAIPYLTTAASDTSVNFKSRLRYFRAFDFFHAGYEKSQALLNVMNVNSSDRIEVSKLALLHLDKSFVTNSQQGLTALNKLLDETYGTEHYIDLMTRYELDSEMDRLFKMALDKSDEVVGRDAGALLLEQAGISYVTQKLAGLNEEKKSSLLASIQTVGSPESVYLLRNTALNSNEPMSVRKNAAKYLGASWPGEEAVVKMLRDDQMAGDVKEAALEGVRNAFREEIKVQLAPYFPQLTDDKLAEPSKSDSKKERKRKRRRG, from the coding sequence TTGAAACAATTTAATTCTACTAAATCTGCATTCTTAATTGCAGGTTTTACAACTCTTCTCAACTTCTTCGGTTTTTGTCAACTTCCTGATTCACTAGTCGTTACTGATCCTGATAGCTTGTATGCTACGTTTTCGGAGCCTGAAAAGCGATTTTCCCGGAATGCGGTGCTTGGCCTGAAAGTGGCCGATGGCCTGCAAGCAACGCTTTTTGCTTCGGAACCGGACGTTATCAATCCCATTAACATTGATGTGGACCATCGGGGAAGGGTTTGGGCCTGCGAAGCCTATAATTATCGTCCCGCTGTGAATGGTAAGTCGGAGCTGGGGCAGGGGGATCGCATTGTGATCATGGAGGATAAAAATGGCGATGGGAAGTCGGATGTTACCAAGGTCTTTTACCAGGGGCCGGAGCTGAATTCGCCTTTGGGAATTTGGGTGATGGGTAACAAGGCTGTTGTTTCGCAGAGTCCGTATGTATGGCTTTTTACCGATACAAATGGTGATGATAAGGCCGATAAAAAGGAAATTTTATTCAAGGGAATTGGCGGCTCGCAGAATGACGCCGGCGTTCACGCATTCGTTTTCGGGCCGGATGGGAAATTTTATTTCAATTTCGGCAATGCAGGAAGGCAGCTAGTTGATGGTCAGGACAGGCCATTGCTTGATAAATATGAAAGGCCGATCGATTTCAGGCAGTTCAAACAAGGTGTCGTTTTCAGATGTGATCAGGATTTTACCAAAGTTGAAATATTAGCACAAAATTTCCGGATCGGCTTTGAAGTTGCCGTCGATAGCTTCGGGACTATGTGGCAGTCGGATCAGGAAGAGCCTGGCAATGGCGGCGACCGCGTTTCCTATGTGATGGAAAACGGGAATTTCGGATACATTGATGAAATGACGGGTGCAAGCTGGCGTCTGAACCGCACCAATCTGGAAGACGAAATCCCGCGCAGGCACTGGCATCAGAATGATCCGGGCGTTGTTCCTAACCTCATTGAAACGGGCTCAGGTTTTCCGATGGGTATGACCATCTATGAAGGTGATTTACTGCCCCGGCGTTATCAGAATCAAATTCTACTCGCCGATGCAGGCCAGCAAAGCGTGAGCGGATTCCCGGTCGTGAATGATGGTGCAGGATATAAGTCCACCGGCATTCTTCCTATCGTCGAAGGAACACGCGATAAATGGTTCAGGCCAACGGATGTATGCGTAGCGCCTGACGGTTCACTGATCATTTCCGACTGGTATGATCCTGTAATTGGTTCGCATAAAATGAAGGACAGGAGCCGTGGCCGGATTTTCCGCGTTGCGCCCAAGGACTCACTGTATAAAATCCCTGTATTTGACCTCTCCATTCCCGAGCAGGCAGTAAAAGCGTTGCAAAGTCCCAACTTATCCATGCGTTATATGGCCTGGAATGCTTGTGTAAAGCATGGCTGGCAGGCTGAACCCTATCTGGAAGAGCTCTTTCGGTCAATAGTTGTCAATCCACGGGTCAGGGCGCGTGCATTGTGGGTTTTGAACCGGATCGAAGGTTTTAATTACAGGAGCCTGGACATTGCATTCAGGGAAATGAACCCAAATCTGCGGATCACAGCATTGCGCGCGGTAAGACAGCGCAACAGCGATCCTACGGAATATATCAAGCGCCTTACCGCTGATCCTGACCCGCAAGTGAGAAGAGAATGCGCTTTGGCGATCAATCATAACCATACTTACGAAGCATTGGACGTTTGGTTGCAGTTGGCAAGACAATACAAAGGAAACGATCGCTGGTCGGTGGAAGCATTGAGCATAGGTGCCTTTGACCAATGGGAACGGATTTTCCCGGCGTGGCTTGCGCAGGCAGGCGCTAATCCTGTGGCCACGAGTGCAGGAAAAGACATTGTATGGCTGGCAAGAACACGGCAGGCAATTCCGTATCTGACCACGGCTGCTTCGGATACCAGTGTGAATTTCAAAAGCAGGCTTCGCTACTTCCGCGCATTCGACTTCTTCCATGCAGGTTATGAAAAATCGCAGGCACTGCTGAATGTGATGAATGTCAATTCTTCGGACCGAATTGAAGTAAGCAAGCTTGCATTGCTGCATTTGGATAAATCATTTGTTACGAACTCCCAGCAAGGGCTCACCGCATTAAACAAGCTTCTCGACGAAACTTATGGAACGGAACATTACATTGATTTAATGACCCGCTATGAGCTGGATTCCGAGATGGACCGGTTGTTTAAAATGGCTTTGGATAAATCGGATGAAGTTGTGGGACGGGATGCCGGGGCATTATTGCTGGAACAGGCTGGCATTTCGTACGTGACGCAAAAACTCGCTGGTTTAAATGAAGAGAAAAAATCTTCGCTTCTGGCGTCGATACAAACAGTAGGCAGTCCCGAGTCCGTTTATTTATTAAGGAACACAGCTTTGAATTCCAATGAGCCTATGTCTGTGCGTAAAAACGCGGCCAAATATCTGGGGGCGAGCTGGCCGGGAGAAGAAGCAGTGGTGAAAATGCTTCGCGATGATCAAATGGCTGGCGATGTGAAAGAGGCCGCATTGGAAGGTGTGAGAAATGCGTTCAGAGAAGAAATCAAGGTGCAGCTTGCTCCCTATTTCCCTCAGCTGACCGATGATAAACTGGCCGAGCCCTCGAAGTCAGACAGCAAGAAAGAAAGGAAGAGAAAACGCAGGAGAGGCTAG